Proteins from one Streptomyces genisteinicus genomic window:
- a CDS encoding sensor histidine kinase, whose translation MQKKRPRGKGRPTENAGGTPAPATAAPLPPKDDTTPKGHPVRVRTRLVAGVALAGLAVVGAGVPGVLAVSADLTSSQELVTLAALDRQAVTLAHSLSDERDEVVAWIAAGGENQQGDKEERRTLTDGLSARVDRQIDEIREETTGDHAELGRSLATVPSLRRTALEGKSTPVEVHRTYTDVIDRLHALASELSDRTPPRAADGTRAPSDLGHAVEQASAVRGLLLAALSVPQPDPVIGYDPVTGLPEETPGEDTGENARTRDALTAAAQQARVRELGALADFDQSAAKDARDKLAATVTGSEVKAAEAFLARLTDQPRLTGGERATDRAELEAALTARIEQMRGAETALAADRLAAFEQLRDDDVTALEIRIALLGGLLVITIGVLAAVSRTLTRPLAVLRLGAARLADAQGAGDPVRFTGRNDEFAQVVRSLNALHGQLRDLAGRVERLDGDRGDLIGSREAAVAELAAARAELGERTAGMTAELERLRHTVHHTFVNLSLRTLGLVERQLGVIEKLEEREQDPERLSTLFKLDHMATVMRRHSENLLVLAGAEHGQGHIGPVPLVDVLRAAVSEIERYDRVVIQSLPPHAQIAGFAADDLSHLVAELLENATAFSPPDAQVEMSGWLLENGEIMLSVQDTGIGMTPARLGEVNARLAEPSAYETPGARDAEGLGLRVAGLLAARHGVRVQLREHKQGGITAVVVVPAALLPEGLPATAAQPVGVPGQAPAVQLPGSVAEANSNALPPSARRGPAPRPDAAEAATPARTPAEQAAPAGTPAAGAAPEGTGGPGAVPFQDAEPGAAEPGAADAGRQDAVRADAVRADEGRQDAGLPEPGLQDSGHGEPGGPGGPGEPGGIGAGGLPHAGLPASGADTGAPAPAPDFDDPFVAAAERAVRAAEAEEAHERSADGESVTDGIDQETFTMRLPRQPAPAAEDAVAPHTGDGVPHGRANPAESAVPGPAEGSVPPPASGADTVRTPAVAPAPDGTGAGAPVAGHEPGDHAPAPDGPGSPAWDRVTDKGLPKRTPRNVAPAAAPAGRTGAVDADALRRRLGGFQQGAKDGRRDAEAEISQATQNTQAAQAIQNTQAGQNTPSTQNPRSAPEAGTTTAPHPGRPDGTAHRGDTQHEDTRHHHTRHPDATDTAGAAEPGAGDTVEEARS comes from the coding sequence GTGCAGAAGAAGCGGCCTCGGGGCAAGGGCAGGCCCACGGAGAACGCGGGCGGCACGCCCGCCCCGGCGACGGCGGCCCCCCTGCCCCCGAAGGACGACACGACCCCCAAAGGACACCCGGTCAGGGTGCGCACCAGGCTGGTGGCCGGTGTCGCGCTCGCGGGTCTCGCCGTGGTCGGCGCGGGTGTCCCCGGCGTCCTGGCCGTGTCGGCCGACCTGACCTCCTCCCAGGAGCTCGTGACCCTCGCGGCCCTCGACCGCCAGGCCGTCACCCTGGCCCACTCGCTCTCCGACGAGCGGGACGAGGTCGTCGCCTGGATCGCCGCGGGCGGCGAGAACCAGCAGGGCGACAAGGAGGAGCGCCGCACCCTGACGGACGGCCTCAGCGCCCGCGTCGACCGGCAGATCGACGAGATCCGCGAGGAGACCACCGGCGACCACGCCGAACTGGGCCGCAGCCTCGCCACCGTGCCGTCCCTGCGCCGGACCGCGCTCGAGGGCAAGAGCACCCCCGTCGAGGTGCACCGCACCTACACGGACGTGATCGACCGGCTCCACGCACTCGCCTCCGAGCTCTCCGACCGGACCCCGCCCCGGGCCGCCGACGGGACCCGCGCCCCCTCCGACCTCGGACACGCCGTGGAACAGGCGTCCGCGGTGCGCGGCCTGCTGCTCGCGGCCCTGTCCGTGCCGCAGCCGGACCCCGTGATCGGCTACGACCCGGTCACCGGCCTGCCCGAGGAGACCCCGGGCGAGGACACCGGAGAGAACGCCCGCACCCGCGACGCGCTGACCGCCGCCGCCCAGCAGGCCCGGGTGCGCGAACTCGGCGCGCTCGCCGACTTCGACCAGTCCGCCGCCAAGGACGCCCGCGACAAGCTGGCCGCCACCGTCACCGGCTCGGAGGTGAAGGCCGCCGAGGCGTTCCTCGCGCGCCTCACCGACCAGCCCCGGCTCACCGGCGGCGAACGCGCCACCGACCGTGCCGAGCTGGAGGCGGCGCTCACCGCCCGCATCGAGCAGATGCGCGGAGCCGAGACGGCGCTCGCCGCGGACCGCCTCGCCGCCTTCGAGCAGCTCCGGGACGACGACGTCACGGCCCTGGAGATACGCATCGCGCTCCTCGGCGGCCTGCTGGTGATCACCATCGGCGTGCTCGCCGCGGTCTCCCGCACCCTGACCCGCCCGCTCGCGGTGCTGCGCCTCGGCGCCGCCCGGCTGGCCGACGCGCAGGGCGCCGGGGACCCGGTCCGCTTCACCGGGCGCAACGACGAGTTCGCCCAGGTCGTGCGCTCGCTCAACGCCCTGCACGGCCAGCTCCGCGACCTCGCCGGACGCGTCGAGCGCCTGGACGGCGACCGCGGCGACCTCATCGGCTCCCGCGAGGCCGCCGTCGCCGAACTCGCCGCGGCCCGCGCCGAGCTCGGCGAGCGGACGGCCGGGATGACCGCCGAGCTGGAGCGGCTGCGCCACACGGTCCACCACACCTTCGTCAACCTCTCGCTGCGGACCCTCGGGCTCGTCGAGCGCCAGCTCGGCGTCATCGAGAAGCTGGAGGAGCGCGAGCAGGACCCGGAGCGCCTGTCCACCCTCTTCAAGCTCGACCACATGGCCACCGTCATGCGGCGGCACAGCGAGAACCTGCTGGTCCTCGCCGGGGCCGAGCACGGACAGGGCCACATCGGGCCGGTGCCGCTGGTCGACGTGCTGCGCGCCGCCGTCAGCGAGATCGAACGGTACGACCGGGTCGTCATCCAGTCCCTTCCGCCGCACGCCCAGATCGCGGGCTTCGCCGCCGACGACCTCAGCCACCTGGTCGCCGAACTCCTGGAGAACGCCACCGCGTTCTCCCCGCCGGACGCGCAGGTCGAGATGTCCGGCTGGCTCCTGGAGAACGGGGAGATCATGCTCTCCGTGCAGGACACCGGCATCGGGATGACGCCCGCACGCCTCGGCGAGGTCAACGCCCGGCTGGCCGAGCCCTCCGCGTACGAGACGCCCGGAGCCCGCGATGCCGAGGGTCTCGGTCTGCGTGTGGCGGGTCTGCTGGCCGCGCGCCACGGCGTGCGCGTCCAGCTGCGCGAGCACAAGCAGGGCGGCATCACCGCCGTCGTCGTCGTGCCGGCCGCTCTGCTGCCCGAGGGGCTTCCCGCGACCGCCGCCCAGCCGGTGGGGGTGCCGGGCCAGGCCCCCGCCGTCCAGCTGCCGGGTTCCGTCGCCGAGGCCAACTCCAACGCCCTGCCCCCGAGCGCCCGGCGCGGGCCGGCGCCCCGGCCGGACGCAGCGGAGGCCGCGACCCCTGCCCGGACGCCCGCCGAGCAGGCGGCCCCGGCGGGGACGCCCGCCGCCGGAGCGGCTCCCGAAGGGACGGGCGGGCCGGGGGCCGTGCCGTTCCAGGACGCCGAACCGGGTGCTGCGGAACCGGGTGCTGCGGACGCGGGCCGTCAGGACGCGGTGCGTGCGGACGCGGTGCGTGCGGACGAGGGCCGCCAGGACGCGGGGCTGCCGGAACCGGGGCTTCAGGACTCCGGTCACGGTGAGCCCGGCGGCCCGGGTGGACCCGGTGAGCCCGGTGGAATCGGTGCCGGCGGTCTTCCGCACGCCGGTCTCCCGGCGAGCGGTGCCGACACCGGTGCTCCCGCCCCCGCCCCGGACTTCGACGACCCCTTCGTCGCCGCGGCCGAGCGCGCGGTGCGCGCCGCCGAAGCCGAGGAGGCCCACGAGCGGAGCGCCGACGGCGAGTCGGTGACGGACGGGATCGACCAGGAGACGTTCACCATGCGGCTGCCCCGGCAGCCCGCTCCCGCCGCCGAGGACGCCGTCGCCCCGCACACGGGGGACGGGGTCCCGCACGGCCGCGCGAACCCGGCGGAGAGCGCCGTTCCGGGACCGGCCGAGGGCTCCGTCCCGCCCCCCGCGTCCGGGGCGGACACCGTCCGGACGCCGGCCGTCGCCCCCGCGCCGGACGGGACCGGGGCCGGGGCGCCGGTCGCCGGGCACGAGCCCGGGGACCACGCGCCCGCGCCGGACGGACCGGGGTCACCCGCGTGGGACCGGGTCACCGACAAGGGCCTGCCCAAGCGGACCCCCAGGAACGTCGCCCCCGCCGCAGCGCCCGCAGGGCGCACCGGGGCCGTCGACGCCGACGCCCTGCGGCGCAGGCTCGGTGGCTTCCAGCAGGGGGCCAAGGACGGCCGCCGCGACGCCGAGGCCGAGATCAGCCAGGCCACCCAGAACACGCAGGCCGCCCAGGCCATCCAGAACACGCAGGCCGGGCAGAACACGCCGAGCACGCAGAACCCGCGGAGCGCACCGGAAGCCGGGACCACGACCGCCCCCCACCCCGGCCGGCCGGACGGAACCGCGCACCGCGGGGACACACAGCACGAGGACACGCGGCATCACCACACGCGGCACCCGGACGCGACGGACACGGCCGGGGCAGCGGAACCAGGAGCGGGGGACACAGTCGAGGAGGCACGCAGTTGA
- a CDS encoding roadblock/LC7 domain-containing protein: MTATGTFGLSSEARNLQWLLGNLVEEVPGVRSVAVVSSDGLLLLSSDPEPERGPAPTAVRPEGPRGSSADLATIVSGIGSLTIGAAGLMDGGGVKQTMIAMEESSVLVMSISDGSLLGVHATPDCDMSVVAYHMALFVGRAGHVLTPEVRSELRKSMESTR, encoded by the coding sequence TTGACTGCGACCGGCACATTCGGGCTGAGCAGCGAGGCCCGCAATCTGCAGTGGTTGTTGGGCAATCTCGTGGAGGAGGTGCCTGGAGTCCGCTCGGTCGCCGTCGTGTCGTCCGACGGACTGCTGCTGCTCTCCTCCGACCCCGAACCCGAGCGCGGACCGGCCCCCACCGCCGTCCGCCCGGAGGGCCCCCGCGGGTCCAGCGCCGACCTGGCCACCATCGTCTCCGGCATCGGCAGCCTGACCATCGGCGCCGCCGGGCTGATGGACGGCGGCGGGGTGAAGCAGACCATGATCGCCATGGAGGAGAGCAGCGTCCTCGTCATGTCCATCAGCGACGGCTCCCTGCTCGGCGTCCACGCCACCCCCGACTGCGACATGAGCGTCGTCGCCTACCACATGGCCCTCTTCGTGGGCCGTGCCGGACACGTACTCACCCCCGAAGTCCGCAGCGAACTGCGCAAATCGATGGAGAGCACCCGATGA
- a CDS encoding DUF742 domain-containing protein, producing the protein MTAAASSSKLPVRGQERRPARVRPYSLTGGRTRFGHVLLVETFVAALEAPPERRELPNGNLASRVMPELRAIVELCRRMRTVAEISALLKMPLGVVRVLLSDLADQGKIRVYGTGHGTGQPDRALLERVLSGLRRL; encoded by the coding sequence ATGACCGCCGCCGCTTCCTCCTCCAAGCTCCCCGTGCGCGGCCAGGAGCGACGGCCCGCCCGGGTCCGCCCGTACTCGCTGACCGGCGGCCGGACCCGCTTCGGCCACGTCCTGCTCGTGGAGACGTTCGTCGCCGCGCTCGAAGCCCCGCCGGAGCGCCGCGAGCTGCCGAACGGCAACCTCGCCTCGCGCGTGATGCCCGAACTGCGGGCGATCGTCGAGCTCTGCCGCCGGATGCGTACCGTCGCCGAGATCTCGGCGCTGCTGAAGATGCCGCTGGGTGTCGTCCGGGTGCTGCTCAGCGACCTGGCCGACCAGGGAAAGATCCGCGTGTACGGGACCGGTCACGGCACCGGCCAGCCCGACCGCGCACTGCTCGAAAGGGTGCTGAGTGGACTCCGCCGCCTCTGA
- a CDS encoding GTP-binding protein yields MDSAASDTLFARPSAGDPPATADPDPAGPIPARPGPGAPPLSDEGVQAWQLDTTRAPIATKIVVAGGFGVGKTTFVGAVSEITPLQTEALMTQASEDTDDLTATPDKTTTTVAMDFGRITLDDDLVLYVFGTPGQQRFWFMWDDLVRGAIGAIVMADTRRLPDCFPALDYFESCGLPYVVAVNHFEGTTAYEAEDVREALTVPPHVPVVIMDARNRVTVIESLLALVAHALEATPE; encoded by the coding sequence GTGGACTCCGCCGCCTCTGACACGCTCTTCGCCCGCCCGTCGGCGGGGGACCCCCCTGCCACGGCGGATCCGGACCCCGCCGGCCCGATACCGGCCCGGCCCGGCCCCGGCGCCCCTCCGCTGTCCGACGAGGGCGTCCAGGCGTGGCAGCTCGACACCACCCGTGCCCCCATCGCGACGAAGATCGTGGTCGCGGGCGGCTTCGGCGTGGGCAAGACGACGTTCGTCGGCGCGGTCTCGGAGATCACTCCGCTCCAGACCGAGGCGCTGATGACCCAGGCCAGTGAGGACACGGACGACCTCACGGCCACGCCCGACAAGACCACCACCACGGTGGCGATGGACTTCGGCCGGATCACGCTCGACGACGACCTGGTGCTCTACGTCTTCGGCACGCCCGGCCAGCAGCGCTTCTGGTTCATGTGGGACGACCTGGTGCGCGGGGCGATCGGCGCGATCGTGATGGCGGACACCCGGCGGCTGCCGGACTGCTTCCCCGCTCTCGACTACTTCGAGAGCTGCGGGCTGCCGTACGTCGTCGCCGTCAACCACTTCGAGGGAACGACCGCCTACGAGGCCGAGGACGTCAGGGAAGCCCTGACCGTGCCCCCGCACGTACCGGTGGTGATCATGGACGCGCGCAACCGCGTCACGGTCATCGAGTCGCTGCTCGCGCTCGTCGCCCACGCCCTCGAGGCAACCCCCGAATAG
- a CDS encoding styrene monooxygenase/indole monooxygenase family protein, protein MRKILVVGAGQSGLQLALGLQSQGYEVTLMSNRTADEIRSGRVMSTQCMFHTALQHERDLGINFWESQAPRIEGLGVSVAAPDSSRAVDWVGRLDGFAQSVDQRVKMAGWMETFAQRGGQLVIHGAAVSDLDYFSRTYDLVLVSAGKGELVSMFGRDASRSPYAEPQRALAVAYVHGLGPRPEHPDFDAVRCNLVPGVGELFVMPTLTTSGRADILFWEGVPGGPLDAFQGVKDPAEHLSLTLELMERFTPWEYARATKVELTDAHGTLAGRYAPTVRNPIGRLPGGGLVLGVADVVVANDPITGQGSNSASKCAASYLASIVEHGDRPFDAEWMQSAFDRYWDTAQHVTKWTNAMLGVPPEHVLNLIGAAGQLQPVADRFANGFNDPSDFENFFYDPEKTGAYLASVSGA, encoded by the coding sequence ATGCGGAAGATACTCGTCGTCGGGGCCGGACAGTCCGGTCTCCAGCTCGCCCTCGGCCTGCAGTCGCAGGGCTACGAGGTCACTCTGATGTCCAACCGCACGGCCGACGAGATCCGGTCCGGCCGGGTCATGTCCACGCAGTGCATGTTCCACACCGCCCTCCAGCACGAGCGGGACCTGGGCATCAACTTCTGGGAGTCGCAGGCCCCGAGGATCGAGGGCCTCGGCGTCTCGGTCGCGGCCCCCGACAGCTCGCGCGCCGTCGACTGGGTCGGGCGGCTGGACGGCTTCGCCCAGTCCGTCGACCAGCGCGTCAAGATGGCCGGGTGGATGGAGACGTTCGCCCAGCGCGGCGGGCAGCTGGTCATCCACGGCGCCGCCGTCTCCGACCTGGACTACTTCTCCCGCACCTACGACCTGGTCCTGGTCTCCGCGGGCAAGGGCGAACTGGTCTCGATGTTCGGCCGCGACGCCTCGCGCTCCCCGTACGCCGAGCCGCAGCGCGCGCTGGCGGTGGCCTACGTCCACGGCCTCGGGCCGCGCCCGGAGCACCCGGACTTCGACGCGGTGCGCTGCAACCTGGTGCCGGGTGTCGGCGAGCTCTTCGTGATGCCCACGCTCACCACCTCCGGCCGCGCCGACATCCTCTTCTGGGAAGGCGTGCCCGGCGGTCCGCTCGACGCCTTCCAGGGCGTCAAGGACCCCGCCGAGCACCTCTCCCTCACGCTGGAGCTGATGGAGCGCTTCACGCCCTGGGAGTACGCGCGGGCCACCAAGGTCGAGCTGACGGACGCCCACGGCACGCTCGCCGGCCGCTACGCACCGACCGTGCGCAACCCGATCGGCCGGCTCCCCGGCGGCGGCCTCGTGCTCGGCGTCGCCGACGTGGTGGTCGCCAACGACCCGATCACCGGCCAGGGTTCCAACTCGGCGTCCAAGTGCGCCGCGTCCTACCTGGCCTCGATCGTCGAGCACGGGGACCGCCCGTTCGACGCGGAGTGGATGCAGTCCGCCTTCGACCGCTACTGGGACACGGCGCAGCACGTCACCAAGTGGACGAACGCGATGCTGGGCGTGCCGCCGGAGCACGTGCTCAACCTGATCGGCGCGGCCGGTCAGCTGCAGCCGGTGGCGGACCGTTTCGCCAACGGGTTCAACGACCCGTCGGACTTCGAGAACTTCTTCTACGACCCCGAGAAGACGGGCGCCTACCTGGCGTCGGTCTCCGGAGCCTGA
- a CDS encoding coiled-coil domain-containing protein: MAGRPLARITTTALAVAAALAVTPGSAAVPVPQPPPRGAVDRVLGDLGDGVVEALTGGGAELGDPGPPGGGAGVVSRVRELYRQAAEAERGAREASEALRGRRAATARLQRRLDAAEKALEESRAEAGRIARVQYQGGSELSAHLRLLLARDPGEALEQGYLMERASVARIAATTRLTAAEARARTLAAASRAGLDEELVLVVRQEASRARAVARLRSAEALLATLSPAEAAALDARASGGQEAGAGEAVGEEAVGRDGVPVAPPDGSGSAPPLPPAG, from the coding sequence GTGGCAGGAAGGCCGCTCGCCAGGATCACGACGACGGCGCTCGCCGTCGCCGCCGCCCTGGCCGTGACACCGGGATCCGCCGCCGTCCCCGTACCGCAGCCGCCGCCGCGCGGCGCCGTCGACCGGGTCCTCGGAGACCTCGGGGACGGTGTCGTCGAGGCGCTCACCGGGGGCGGTGCGGAGCTCGGTGACCCCGGACCGCCGGGAGGCGGCGCGGGAGTGGTGTCCCGGGTCCGGGAGTTGTACCGGCAGGCGGCCGAAGCGGAGCGCGGCGCCCGGGAGGCGTCCGAGGCGCTGCGGGGCCGGCGTGCCGCGACCGCGCGGCTCCAGCGCCGGCTGGACGCCGCGGAGAAGGCGCTGGAGGAGAGCCGGGCGGAGGCGGGACGGATCGCCCGGGTGCAGTACCAGGGCGGCTCGGAGCTCTCCGCGCACCTGCGGCTGCTTCTCGCGCGCGATCCCGGCGAGGCACTGGAGCAGGGCTATCTGATGGAGCGCGCCTCCGTGGCCCGGATCGCGGCGACGACCCGGCTGACGGCCGCCGAGGCACGGGCACGCACGCTCGCCGCGGCGTCGCGGGCCGGTCTGGACGAGGAGCTCGTGCTGGTGGTCCGTCAGGAGGCGTCCCGGGCGCGCGCCGTCGCCCGGCTCCGGTCGGCCGAGGCGCTCCTCGCGACGCTCTCCCCCGCGGAGGCCGCCGCCCTCGACGCGCGGGCGTCCGGGGGCCAGGAGGCCGGGGCCGGGGAGGCCGTGGGCGAGGAGGCCGTGGGGCGCGACGGCGTGCCGGTCGCCCCGCCGGACGGCTCCGGCTCGGCACCCCCACTCCCACCCGCCGGCTGA
- a CDS encoding PQQ-binding-like beta-propeller repeat protein, whose protein sequence is MEPLDRDDPQRIGPYRVLARIRESAGSVRYLALAADGTPYVVALVRPALAGVPAYRRRFGQETRRTQRLAGGWVEPVEASTDGPLLWTASAHLPAVTLREAIALAGPLPERAVRVLGAALAETLSRVHATGTVLQGLSPDTVLLAADGPRLTALGALGAAVVAEPGADGRLTVKLGYLTPEQAAGAEPGPASDVFVLGQLLTYAATGTTPLADAEAIAHGEPELAAVPDGLRAVVARCLAKPAADRPAAGTVAADLALEGAAALARETWLPSPVTTALAAQAAEVTRLAGTGADGPDAGTGTAHPHGTASPGADTHGRAGAGNADAGAVDVRRPSSPHHSSDAPATADAAEAGRAGDAVGRAEDAGRAGDAIPAAPSRPTHGPATAAPADAPLHDTARPAGSPSPAATPGEGDPDPVGTGAGTAAAPHGVTAPGPGGEDRATMLVRRAGTGGRPPSGKDTAHLLVKELVPAERRPAAPLPVPRPEGPAAGAPVPLAALPAPAPSAPAALPAPAGAPPALPPGGAAQLPYAAAPLPPAPTGQGPAARPAGRAGDDGIGRRGLLLAAAAGVAGLLAGGTAVGALAGGEEPTPDAPKPGPTTRPRPMAGFAPAPQWRYEHPAPPEPAGGPPAGPLGAVVWRDRLLLLTDSRGTSAVDLRTGRRVWTLDEAASATRVVPVGTYCVVDTAEELLWVSAADGKVGRRLVKSTLARPGETLEIGQVLGSDGPTAWFTAHVRRAGERTVRGRRQKVTFREAHVIAYDLAARAQQWRARVPEGASPHTPSYQLVAVRGDDILVRQDGGSLTPAQRTAARNGSFLHSLERATGKVRPGTLLTAVGPAAAVTGDASGRLYAAAGGELHAYAGTDGRRVWRVAAANTRGEPGVFAYGTPLVAGPVLYAANRFQQVCAVDTATGRELWRRSTQAPAWRENPVTALSPSGRTVLTGDAVQLTAFAARDGRRLWKFQEAGADDAPDQAAPRYAAFPAGSHTVVRRGRTFYALPVD, encoded by the coding sequence ATGGAGCCGTTGGACCGGGACGATCCGCAGCGGATCGGGCCGTACCGGGTGCTGGCCCGGATCAGGGAGTCGGCGGGTTCCGTCCGCTACCTGGCGCTCGCCGCCGACGGCACGCCGTACGTGGTGGCACTGGTCCGGCCCGCGCTCGCCGGTGTGCCCGCGTACCGGCGCCGCTTCGGCCAGGAGACGCGCAGGACCCAGCGGCTGGCCGGAGGCTGGGTCGAGCCGGTCGAGGCGTCCACGGACGGGCCGCTGCTGTGGACGGCGAGCGCCCACCTGCCCGCGGTCACCCTGCGCGAGGCGATCGCCCTGGCGGGGCCGCTGCCCGAGCGGGCGGTGCGGGTCCTGGGCGCCGCGCTCGCCGAGACCCTGTCACGGGTCCACGCCACCGGGACCGTGCTCCAGGGGCTGTCGCCCGACACCGTGCTGCTGGCGGCGGACGGCCCGCGGCTGACCGCGCTCGGCGCACTCGGCGCGGCCGTGGTCGCGGAGCCCGGGGCGGACGGCCGGCTGACGGTGAAGCTCGGGTACCTCACCCCGGAGCAGGCCGCCGGGGCGGAGCCCGGCCCGGCGTCGGACGTCTTCGTCCTGGGCCAGCTGCTGACGTACGCGGCGACCGGCACGACCCCGCTGGCCGACGCCGAGGCCATCGCCCACGGCGAGCCCGAACTGGCCGCGGTTCCCGACGGTCTGCGCGCCGTCGTGGCCCGCTGCCTGGCGAAGCCGGCCGCGGACCGTCCCGCGGCCGGCACGGTCGCGGCGGACCTGGCGCTGGAGGGCGCGGCGGCCCTCGCCCGCGAGACCTGGCTCCCCTCCCCCGTGACCACCGCCCTCGCCGCCCAGGCGGCGGAGGTCACCCGCCTGGCGGGGACGGGCGCGGACGGGCCCGACGCGGGCACCGGCACGGCGCACCCGCACGGCACGGCCTCCCCCGGCGCGGACACGCACGGCAGGGCGGGCGCAGGCAATGCGGACGCGGGAGCTGTGGACGTGCGCAGGCCGTCCTCCCCGCACCACTCCTCCGACGCCCCGGCGACCGCGGACGCGGCGGAAGCCGGGCGGGCCGGAGACGCCGTCGGACGGGCCGAAGACGCCGGGCGGGCCGGGGACGCGATCCCTGCCGCACCGTCCCGCCCCACCCACGGCCCGGCAACCGCCGCCCCGGCGGACGCCCCCCTGCACGACACAGCCCGGCCGGCCGGCAGCCCGTCCCCGGCAGCCACCCCGGGAGAAGGCGACCCGGACCCCGTCGGCACCGGCGCCGGCACGGCAGCGGCACCCCACGGCGTCACGGCCCCGGGACCGGGCGGGGAGGACCGCGCCACGATGCTCGTCCGGCGGGCCGGGACCGGCGGGCGCCCCCCTTCGGGCAAGGACACCGCGCACCTGCTGGTGAAGGAACTCGTTCCCGCGGAGCGCCGCCCCGCGGCCCCCCTCCCGGTGCCCCGTCCCGAAGGCCCCGCGGCCGGAGCCCCCGTCCCCCTCGCCGCGCTCCCGGCCCCGGCGCCGTCCGCTCCCGCCGCCCTCCCCGCCCCCGCGGGTGCGCCCCCGGCACTGCCGCCCGGCGGTGCCGCGCAGCTCCCGTACGCCGCGGCTCCCCTGCCCCCGGCCCCCACGGGCCAGGGTCCCGCCGCCCGGCCCGCGGGCCGGGCGGGGGACGACGGGATCGGCCGGCGCGGGCTGCTGCTCGCGGCGGCGGCCGGGGTCGCCGGACTCCTCGCCGGCGGTACGGCCGTCGGCGCCCTCGCGGGCGGCGAGGAGCCGACGCCGGACGCGCCGAAACCCGGACCCACCACGAGGCCCCGCCCGATGGCGGGGTTCGCGCCCGCCCCGCAGTGGCGCTACGAGCACCCCGCGCCCCCGGAGCCGGCCGGCGGACCGCCCGCCGGCCCGCTGGGCGCGGTCGTGTGGCGGGACCGGCTCCTGCTGCTCACCGACTCCCGGGGCACGTCCGCCGTCGACCTGCGCACCGGACGGCGCGTGTGGACGCTCGACGAGGCGGCGTCCGCCACGCGGGTCGTGCCCGTCGGCACCTACTGCGTTGTCGACACGGCCGAGGAGCTGCTCTGGGTGTCGGCGGCCGACGGGAAGGTCGGCCGCCGTCTCGTGAAGAGCACCCTGGCCCGGCCCGGGGAAACGCTGGAGATCGGGCAGGTCCTCGGCTCGGACGGTCCCACGGCCTGGTTCACCGCCCATGTGCGGAGGGCGGGCGAGCGGACGGTGCGGGGGCGCAGGCAGAAGGTGACCTTCCGCGAGGCGCACGTCATCGCCTACGACCTGGCGGCCCGCGCCCAGCAGTGGCGGGCACGGGTGCCCGAGGGGGCCTCGCCCCACACCCCCTCCTACCAGCTGGTCGCGGTCCGCGGCGACGACATCCTCGTACGGCAGGACGGCGGGAGCCTGACACCCGCGCAGCGGACGGCCGCCCGGAACGGGTCCTTCCTGCACTCCCTGGAACGCGCCACGGGCAAGGTCCGGCCCGGCACCCTGCTGACGGCCGTCGGACCGGCGGCGGCAGTCACGGGTGACGCGTCGGGCCGGTTGTACGCGGCGGCGGGCGGCGAACTGCACGCCTACGCCGGCACGGACGGCCGGCGGGTGTGGCGGGTGGCGGCGGCGAACACCCGTGGCGAGCCCGGGGTGTTCGCGTACGGGACACCGCTGGTCGCGGGGCCCGTCCTGTACGCGGCCAACCGCTTCCAGCAGGTGTGTGCCGTGGACACCGCGACCGGCCGGGAGCTGTGGCGGCGCTCCACCCAGGCCCCCGCGTGGCGCGAGAACCCGGTCACGGCGCTGAGCCCGAGCGGCCGGACCGTCCTCACCGGCGACGCCGTCCAGCTGACGGCGTTCGCGGCACGCGACGGCCGGAGGCTCTGGAAGTTCCAGGAAGCGGGTGCCGACGACGCGCCCGATCAGGCCGCTCCGCGGTACGCGGCGTTCCCGGCGGGCTCGCACACCGTGGTCCGGCGCGGCAGGACCTTCTACGCCCTCCCGGTGGACTGA